The genomic segment AGGCGCCATTGCTCGGCGGCCCCTTCGCCGTAGTAGCTGGCCAGTGACAGGAGAACTCCCTCGAGGGCATAGAGGTCGGGATTCTTCTTACGCTTCGCTTCCCGGCGGGTGAGATCCAGAGTCTCCGTGAACTGGGGAGACGTCAGGAACTCTTCGAGGACCTGCTCCCCGGTCGCGGACCAAGGATCTTTCTGCAGCAGAAGATCGAGCCATTGGCGGGCCGACCGATCCTGCGGCGCTGCCGCCTCCGGGTCCGCCGACCGGGTCCACGATCGCCGGGCAGCCCGGTGCAGCTCCGCCGTGGCCTGGGGATCGTCGGAGATGATCGTCAGGTAGATCTCGGCCATTTCCTCGTCCGATCCCCAACCCCATTTCGCCGTCTTCGGCGGTGAGTTGGGATTGGCCGGGTTCTGGCGCGAGTTGTCGAACCGGAAGCTGGCTTCGATCCTGCTGCCGGCGGGAATATCGACCGGCGACCGGTAGGTGTAGATGCCCTGCCAACGCAGGTCCCAGTCGTCGACGTGGAGCAGGGGACGCTCGATGCCGTTCGGCAGGACGGCGAGGACGCGCGCTTCGCGGCCGAGATAGTGCATGTGGGGAGCGATGTCGACCAACTGCATGTCGGCGGGAACATCCATCGACACCTTGCGCCAGTAAGCCGCGTCGCCGGCCGGAACCTCGACATCCAGGGTACCGACCATCAGTCCGCTGACGCCTCGCTTCACGGGTCCCTTGGCAAAGTAAAAGGCGATCGAGCTCTGGTCGCGGGCCGCTTTCCCGGTCGGGTGGTAGTGCACCTCGAGAACGACGTCTCCGCCCCGGGGCAGATCGAAACCCCGTCCTTCTGGTAGGCGATAGGGCCCGACGCCGGGTGCCCAGGCTCCGAGCGCATTGGCGCCGTCATAGGACATGAAACCGCCGGTACCGAAGACCGAGAAGCCGGGCTCAGGGTCGCGACTATCGAACTCGCGGGCGCGCCCCGAGTAGTCGACGAAGAAGTTGCAGTGGTGCACCACCGACGGATCGCCGGGCTGAAAGTCCATCGCCACGACCACCTGATCGCGCAGTAGCCCCAGCGGCAGAACGAAGTAGCGGTAGATGTCGGCGCCGTCGGCGGGAACCTCGTAGGTGTCCGCCATGGTGAGCACCAGATCGGGCTCTCCGAGGGGCCACTCGGAGGTCTCGAAGGTCGGTGCCGGTAGCTCCTTCGCACTCTCGCCGCGCGGTGCCCCGGCCTGATCCCAGGCTTCCAGCAAGTCGAGCTGTCGCGAGGTGAGAAAACGCTCTTCGCGGAAGTGTCCTTGACCGCGCACGGCGTGCCACGGCGGCATCAGACCGGCTCGGGTGACGGCCGCCGCCATCCGCGACCAGCGGCGGGCGGAGTCGTAGGAGTCGAGGGCGAAGGGTGCCACTCCGCCTTGCGAATGACACTGAGCGCAGTTGGCGTTGAGAATCGGCGCGATGTGGTCGCGATAGGTCGGCTTCGCCTCCGGCTCGGGCCAAGGCCGGAAGTAGCAACCGACGGCGACCGTGTGACGCGGCTCGACCGGCTGGTCTCCGCCGACGCCCTCGATGGCGCGCAGCAAGTCATGGGAACGGATCGTGTTGCGCACCTTGGTCAGGCTGGGGAAGCGATCATCGATGCGTCCGCTGTAGACCACCCGGCCGGCGAGATCGACGACGAAAGCCGACGGGACCACTTCCGGCTTCAACTGGTGGGCGACCTCGCCGTTGAAGTCGAAGAGCAAGGGAATCGCGAGGCGAAACTCATCCCGGAAGGCTCGCGCTTCCTGCCACGTGATGGCGGGATTCGAAATCGCGGCGTAGAGCTCGACGCCCGCTTCGCTGGCCGCTTCGCCCAGTTCATTGAGCCGCGGAACGTAGCGCCGCGAAATGGTGCAGCCGTCGTCGAGGAAGACCACGGCGACGGGGCGGGCACCACTGCCCAGGCCGAGGTTGACGGCTTCGCCATCGACCGTTTGCAGGCGCAAGCCGATGAGGTCCGCGACCTGCAACAGATCTCGTTCCGCGGATTGGCCTCGAGCCCTGGGGGGATGATCATCCGACTCTGCGGAGTGCCCATGGGCACCGGATTCATCATGCTGACCATGATGTCGGGCCTGCTCACCACTCGGCGGAGTGTCGCCGTCGACCGCGACCACCGAGAGCACGAGCGCTGCGAGCAAGAGCAGTGGGGAGAATGCCCACATCAAGGTGGTGCGAGCCCGAGTCGAAGTAGTCATGATGTCCTCCTGTCCTGGTAGTCGTTAGCAACAAACGAGACAAGAGTGTCTCAATCGAGTCTCGATGTCAACCATGACCACCGGCCTCTCGCACCACGGTGCGGCGTGCGGCGCGGTTACGTCGGGGGGGAGCCGCTTGTCCGGGATCCTCTCTCCGCTGCGTTATGGCAGACGAACCGATGGCCCGAAACTTCCGTTCCGGAAGCCTCGACTCGAGCCTCCTTCTGGAGGTCCGGTGTTAGCCTCGGTAAGCCCGAGCAACTCCATACCGGTCGTGAACAACCTCTTAATTTCTTCAGATTCACCGCTTTCTAGCGGTGCGGACGCGGTGTGATGAGCCGAGCCTCGGGCCACTCGCCGATTCCCTGGGACCGCATCGAGGCGGCCCTCGACGAGCTGATCGAGGCCCCGCCCGCGGAGCTCCGAGAGCAGGCTCGGCGTTTGAGTGAGGGTGACCCCGCCCTCGAACGGGAGCTCCTCTCCCTGGTTGCTGGCCTGGAGGTCTCCGACGATCCCCTCGAGCGGGGCTTCGATGGCAGCGCCGGACGACTCCTCGAGGGGCTCGAGGCGGAGCTGATCGAAGAGGTCGAGGCGCGCTATCAGCGGCTCGGTGCCTATCGCCTCGGCGACCTGATCGGAGTCGGTGGCATGGGGCGGGTCTACCGCGCTCGACGGGCTGACGGCCTGTTCGATCGCGCCGTCGCGGTCAAGATCCTGCGCTGGGAGCTGAGCCAGGAGGCGCTGGTCCCGAGGTTCGAGTCGGAGCGACGGATTCTCGCCGATCTCGAGCATCCCGCGATCGCTCGCATGCTCGACGGCGGCGTCACCGACGACGGCGTTCCCTACCTGGTCATGGACCTCGTCGAGGGGCTCCCGATCGATCAGTTCTGTCGCGAGGGCGACCTCGAGGGACGGGCCATCGTCGGGGTCGTCCTGCCGGTGGTCGAGGCGGTCGATTACGCCCATCGACGGCTGGTGATTCATCGCGACCTCAAGCCCGCCAACATCCTGGTGCAGGACGACGGGCGACCGAAGCTGCTGGATTTCGGGGTCGCCAAGCTGTTGGATCCTTCCCGCCAGGCCGGACTGACGGTTGGTGATGGGGCTCCCTACACGCCGTCCTTCGCGGCTCCCGAACAGCTGCGAGGAGAGGCGGCCAGCACCGCCACCGATGTCTATGCACTGGGCTGCTTGCTCTACCTGCTGTTGGCCCGGCGCCTGCCCTTCGAGGCAGCCCCCGATCGCCCCGATCCCCGGCTGCAAGGTCGAGTGCCGCGGCCCCCTTCCGCCTTCGTCTCGGGGAGGGCCGACCGGGAGCTCGATGCCATCGTTCTGAAGTGCCTGCATCCAGAAGTCGAGGGGCGCTATCCCGGAGCCGGCGCTCTGGCTGCCGACCTCGAGGCCTGGCTGGAGGGCATGCCGGTGCGGGCGGTACCACCGTCCGGCGCCTATCGGCTGCGGAAGTTCCTGCGCCGTCATGCCCTGGCTTCGGTCTTCGCCGGGTTGGCCCTGGTCTCCCTGTTGTCGGGAATGGCGGCGGCGCTCCACCAGGGGGCGGTCGCCCGCCACGAAAGGGACCGGGCCCAGAGCCTGGCGGACCTCTCCCTCGAGATCCTGCGGCTGGGCGATCCCCAGGACTTCGGGGGTGGCCGAATCTCCGTCCAAGAGCTTCTCGAAGCCGGTGCCGAAAAGGCCGAGAGGATTCAAGATCCGGCGACTCGAGGCCGGGTCCTGGCGGTGATCGGCGAGGGGCTGGCGAATCTCGAGGTGATGGCTTCGGCAGCCGATCATCTGATGGCGGCGGCGGCCGCCTTCGAGCAATCGGCGGAGCACCGCGAGCGCATTCCCGAGGTGCTACTGCGCGCCGCCGAGCCGCTGGCGTCGTCGGGGCGCCTCGAAGCAGGGCTGCAGGCGAGCGCGGAAGCGATCCGTCGCGTCGAGGAAGCATCCGGGACGCAGGAGACCCGCCTCGCGGCGGCCCTCTATGGCCGCGCCTTTCTCCTGGTGCGCTATGCCGACCACACGGACCCTCGGCGGGAAGAAGCGCGATCGCTGCTCGAAGGTGCCGCCGAGATGCAGCGACGGGCAGCGCCGCAGGGCAGCGAAGAGCTGGCCAAGAGCCTGCATCTGCTGGGGATGTTCCTGGCGGGGGAGTTTCGCAAGGGCGGTGCCGGAGTCGAAGGGACGGTCGAGAAGGGCCTCGACCTGATGCGCCGGGCGGCAGAGATGCGTTCCGCCCTCGGTGGCCCCGACGGTCGCGCCATGATCGACTCGCTGAACGATCTCGCCTTGAGTCTCGATAGCCTGGGCCGATTCGATGAGGGTTTCGAGGTCATGCGACGGGCGATGGCGATCGCCGACGAGCGCCTCGAGGCGAGCAATTCGACGCTCCTGTCGGTGCGCCAGAACCTGGCCGCCTTCTACCGCGACGCGGGCCAGTTCGAGGAAGCCCGCAGGTTGTACCAAGGTGTCGTCGACCAGGCGCGAGGCGCGGGGATGGAACCGGCCGGAGTGGCGCTCTTCGGTCTGGCGCGGGTGACCGCCGGACTGGGGGATCTGGCGGCGGCCGAGGTCCTCGCCCGGGAGGGATTCGAGTTCTATGCGGATTCCGATATCCGCCACTGGATCCTGGGCGAGTTGCTGGGGGAGATCTGGCGCCGGCAGGGGCGGTTCAGCGAGGCTGGGAGCCTGCTTGGGGAGACCCTCGAGGAGTTCGAGAAGCGCCAAGGAAAGGACTCACCCCGGGCGCGATCGACTCGGCGAGAGCTCGACGCGGCCCGGCGAGGCTCGCGAGCAGAACTGTGGGTGCCGCCGCGAGCCGCGCCCGGCTCCTGAAGCACGCGTTGGAAAACACCAGTGACAGCCACCGGCCCGAGACCGGCCGGGGGTTCATGAGGAAACCTCGCGGGCCGATGCGAGGAGCCTTGCCCGCAGACGAGCGTCCGAGGCGCCAGGCCGGATTTCTCGGCGAGATGGTGGAAGTGGTCGAAGATGAAAGACATTCGCCCCCGGCGCGACACAGCACTCGACGTGCTGTGAGGAGCCGAGGGCTCGGATGACGAAGCGGTCAACGACCTGCGCCGAAGGTCGGCGAGAAGGTCGACCTAGATGTTCTGCACCACGCCGTTGGTGATCCGGATGCGCTGGCCATCGAAGCGGGTGAGCTCGTAGCCGGTGAAGACCTCGTTGTAGGTGCGGCTGTAGTCGGCGAGCAACCCGATCGCCTGGGCTTCGCCGACGGCGATGCCATCGATGCCATCGGAGCGGTAGTGCACGCCGGCGGCATCGCGACCGAGGGAAATGTTGGCGGCCAGCTTGTTGATCTCGCCGCCGAGGGTCAGGGCCGCCCCGTTCCAGGCATCGAGGGCGAGACCGTCGGTGGTCGCTTCCACCGGCGCGGGCACTTCGAAGCTCTCGTCGAAGAAGGCCTTGAGAACGGTGCAGCAGGCGCCGGCGATGGTGGCGTGGCCGGCAGGGTAGGCCGGATGGGTCGGAGAGCCCTCCGGGAACGCCATCGGCAGCAGCCGGTTGCCATTGGCGGAAAGCACCCGCCCGACGGCGTCGGAGGCGACGATCTCATTGTTGATCTCGTACTTCTTGCGGCCGAGGGCCTGATTGTGCAGCCGGCCGGCGAACATCTCCGGCCGCAGCCGGCGATGCACCGACCACTTCTGGTACCAGGCACCGGTGAGCGAGAGGCGGCCGGCCTTGGTCACCAGGTCGAGGATGTCCGGAGCGCCGAAGGAGACGAAGTTGCCCTGATTGGCGATGGTGTCGCGATAGGGATTGGTCGGTGAGAGGGCGTCGGCACCGAAGCTCAGCATGATGAGGGCGGCGTTGAAGTAGCCCTGGAAGACGACATCGCCGTGCACCCACTCGCCCAGACCGCGGTTGTCCTTGATGAAGCGGGGCTGGGGATCGAACTGCAGGGGCTGGCTGGGGGCCGCGCCGCGCTGGATGGCGAGCCACTCACCGTAGTCGGTCATGCGATCCTCACCCGCCAGCGGCGGGGAGTAACGCTGTTCGATGGTGCTCGGCCCGTAGGGCACCGTCAGCCACAGGAACTGGCTGATATACGGGCCGACGAGATCCCCCGGCGTCTCGCCGCGGAAGAGATTTCCGGGCGTCACCTGTCCGCCATCGAGGGGACCGACGGTCTCCGAGAAGGCATTGAGGTCGGCGGTGGCCGCAGCCACCAGCGGGTCACTGTCATAGTCGCGGAAGGGGACGTCGCGGGTCAGCGCCTGCCAGTAGACCTCACCCATCTCGGCGGCGATCTCGGCGCCGGTGAACTCCGGTGCCGGCCGCATCCGTGTGCCCCAACCGTCGAGGCCGCACATCTCGTACTTCAAGGCGGCCTGCGGGTTGGCGAGCTTGCGGTCGGCGACGCCGGAGAGGGGAATGGCGTCGAAGTCCGCCGGATCGCCGGTAGTGAGGGCGTTGCGCAAAGCGTTGTAGGCGCCCGGTCCGACCTCGCCGAGTCCGTTGTGGGGCAGACACTTCGAAAATTGAGCGCGGAAGTCCGGGAAAGTCGCTTCATCGGCGTTGCAGTCCTGCACCGGAAGCGGGCCGGCGAGGTAGGCATCGGCCGCATCGGTGCGTAGCTGGGCGGCCGCCATGCGGCGATCGGCACCGTTCGTCGGGCCGACTTCGGCGGCCGTCGCGGTCTTCCTGGTCAGGGCTCCCAAGGACAATCCGCCGGCGGCGGCGAGGGCACCGGCACCGCCCAGGCCTTGCAGCAAGCCACGCCGGCTGAGGGGAAGGGATGGACTCGACGGGGTGGCGTTTTCGGCCGCGTCGCGCGGCTTGGCCTCATCTTCTAGATTCTTCTCGAACATCGACATCTCCCTACGATGAGAATTACGTTGCAAGGCGGGCGCAGTGGCTGCGCGCGACCCGC from the Acidobacteriota bacterium genome contains:
- a CDS encoding redoxin domain-containing protein is translated as MTTSTRARTTLMWAFSPLLLLAALVLSVVAVDGDTPPSGEQARHHGQHDESGAHGHSAESDDHPPRARGQSAERDLLQVADLIGLRLQTVDGEAVNLGLGSGARPVAVVFLDDGCTISRRYVPRLNELGEAASEAGVELYAAISNPAITWQEARAFRDEFRLAIPLLFDFNGEVAHQLKPEVVPSAFVVDLAGRVVYSGRIDDRFPSLTKVRNTIRSHDLLRAIEGVGGDQPVEPRHTVAVGCYFRPWPEPEAKPTYRDHIAPILNANCAQCHSQGGVAPFALDSYDSARRWSRMAAAVTRAGLMPPWHAVRGQGHFREERFLTSRQLDLLEAWDQAGAPRGESAKELPAPTFETSEWPLGEPDLVLTMADTYEVPADGADIYRYFVLPLGLLRDQVVVAMDFQPGDPSVVHHCNFFVDYSGRAREFDSRDPEPGFSVFGTGGFMSYDGANALGAWAPGVGPYRLPEGRGFDLPRGGDVVLEVHYHPTGKAARDQSSIAFYFAKGPVKRGVSGLMVGTLDVEVPAGDAAYWRKVSMDVPADMQLVDIAPHMHYLGREARVLAVLPNGIERPLLHVDDWDLRWQGIYTYRSPVDIPAGSRIEASFRFDNSRQNPANPNSPPKTAKWGWGSDEEMAEIYLTIISDDPQATAELHRAARRSWTRSADPEAAAPQDRSARQWLDLLLQKDPWSATGEQVLEEFLTSPQFTETLDLTRREAKRKKNPDLYALEGVLLSLASYYGEGAAEQWRLGEAADAALSRALRADRRHGGALLARAMLYAESGDDALARRSEGWFQRLLDPAKSDPSEAQRATAFQALGKLYENLGEAAKAARTWHRGHCQFPQHEALRRLSEEAGIEGPVSCGEESR
- a CDS encoding serine/threonine-protein kinase produces the protein MSRASGHSPIPWDRIEAALDELIEAPPAELREQARRLSEGDPALERELLSLVAGLEVSDDPLERGFDGSAGRLLEGLEAELIEEVEARYQRLGAYRLGDLIGVGGMGRVYRARRADGLFDRAVAVKILRWELSQEALVPRFESERRILADLEHPAIARMLDGGVTDDGVPYLVMDLVEGLPIDQFCREGDLEGRAIVGVVLPVVEAVDYAHRRLVIHRDLKPANILVQDDGRPKLLDFGVAKLLDPSRQAGLTVGDGAPYTPSFAAPEQLRGEAASTATDVYALGCLLYLLLARRLPFEAAPDRPDPRLQGRVPRPPSAFVSGRADRELDAIVLKCLHPEVEGRYPGAGALAADLEAWLEGMPVRAVPPSGAYRLRKFLRRHALASVFAGLALVSLLSGMAAALHQGAVARHERDRAQSLADLSLEILRLGDPQDFGGGRISVQELLEAGAEKAERIQDPATRGRVLAVIGEGLANLEVMASAADHLMAAAAAFEQSAEHRERIPEVLLRAAEPLASSGRLEAGLQASAEAIRRVEEASGTQETRLAAALYGRAFLLVRYADHTDPRREEARSLLEGAAEMQRRAAPQGSEELAKSLHLLGMFLAGEFRKGGAGVEGTVEKGLDLMRRAAEMRSALGGPDGRAMIDSLNDLALSLDSLGRFDEGFEVMRRAMAIADERLEASNSTLLSVRQNLAAFYRDAGQFEEARRLYQGVVDQARGAGMEPAGVALFGLARVTAGLGDLAAAEVLAREGFEFYADSDIRHWILGELLGEIWRRQGRFSEAGSLLGETLEEFEKRQGKDSPRARSTRRELDAARRGSRAELWVPPRAAPGS
- a CDS encoding vanadium-dependent haloperoxidase is translated as MFEKNLEDEAKPRDAAENATPSSPSLPLSRRGLLQGLGGAGALAAAGGLSLGALTRKTATAAEVGPTNGADRRMAAAQLRTDAADAYLAGPLPVQDCNADEATFPDFRAQFSKCLPHNGLGEVGPGAYNALRNALTTGDPADFDAIPLSGVADRKLANPQAALKYEMCGLDGWGTRMRPAPEFTGAEIAAEMGEVYWQALTRDVPFRDYDSDPLVAAATADLNAFSETVGPLDGGQVTPGNLFRGETPGDLVGPYISQFLWLTVPYGPSTIEQRYSPPLAGEDRMTDYGEWLAIQRGAAPSQPLQFDPQPRFIKDNRGLGEWVHGDVVFQGYFNAALIMLSFGADALSPTNPYRDTIANQGNFVSFGAPDILDLVTKAGRLSLTGAWYQKWSVHRRLRPEMFAGRLHNQALGRKKYEINNEIVASDAVGRVLSANGNRLLPMAFPEGSPTHPAYPAGHATIAGACCTVLKAFFDESFEVPAPVEATTDGLALDAWNGAALTLGGEINKLAANISLGRDAAGVHYRSDGIDGIAVGEAQAIGLLADYSRTYNEVFTGYELTRFDGQRIRITNGVVQNI